One stretch of Penaeus vannamei isolate JL-2024 chromosome 7, ASM4276789v1, whole genome shotgun sequence DNA includes these proteins:
- the LOC138862218 gene encoding uncharacterized protein has protein sequence MRAFLILAVVALAVEGQLRPGPPRRGPPHRRQFQGPPRGGPPFRGPPGFRGPPPPLPPPPPGAFRPQGGPDFRLGQGQTLGQLPLNPRPEFDNPNFIPHEEEVFSGEEVRFNEGGDFGPLFADDVQGPSRSPERFRDDDRGSLEPTPFFQPDHELSEAAEDSHGAPETFAPHQQAEEPQQFEEETQEVVDVRSAPPSRRPRPSQSRFPSPPNQFPLHNVIEEAPPQTRQRPLRDPLVEYQYDDAEEGEEEEEEPDRLSILLLDSHFTCASKKNGYYADEEVDCEVFHYCQDSVKHSWLCPEGASFHQVHLICMPRSEDNICAKSSKFHFVNEFLYKEVDGENKTYADRYYPEGFEDGVANLDDGPAPVRDLPQHSEPIHQSFVEDARPVPSPPRRPDSFLDRLPPSGPAPQQFHPIEEQPGRPFLERRPGQFARPHPRPNGPQFGFQG, from the exons ATGCGAGCGTTTCTGATACTGGCCGTGGTGGCGCTGGCCGTCGAGGGGCAGCTAAGGCCAGGTCCCCCGAGACGAGGCCCACCACACCGCAGGCAGTTCCAGGGTCCACCTCGAGGAGGGCCCCCATTCAGAGGCCCTCCAGGTTTCCGaggaccacctccaccacttccccctcctcctccgggcgCTTTCAGACCCCAGGGCGGGCCAGACTTCCGACTGGGTCAGGGACAGACTCTGGGCCAGCTGCCCCTGAACCCGCGTCCGGAGTTCGACAACCCCAACTTCATCCCGCACGAGGAGGAGGTCTTCTCCGGGGAGGAAGTGCGGTTCAACGAGGGCGGCGACTTCGGGCCGCTCTTCGCCGACGACGTCCAGGGGCCGAGCCGGAGCCCCGAGCGGTTCCGGGACGACGACAGGGGCAGCCTCGAACCTACGCCCTTCTTCCAGCCCGACCACGAGCTTTCCGAAGCCGCTGAGGACTCGCACGGCGCTCCCGAAACCTTCGCTCCTCATCAGCAGGCGGAGGAACCGCAGCAGTTCGAGGAGGAGACGCAGGAGGTCGTCGACGTCCGCTCAGCGCCCCCTTCGAGACGCCCCCGCCCGTCCCAGAGTCGGTTCCCGTCGCCTCCGAATCAGTTCCCTCTG cacaaCGTCATCGAAGAAGCCCCCCCTCAGACCCGCCAGCGACCCCTCCGCGACCCCCTCGTCGAGTACCAATACGACGacgcagaagaaggagaggaagaggaggaggaacccgaccGCCTCTCGATCTTGCTGCTCGACTCCCACTTTACATGCGCTTCCAAGAAAAATGGTTATTACGCTGACGAGGAGGTGGATTGCGAGGTCTTCCACTACTGCCAGGATAGCGTCAAACACTCTTGGCTGTGCCCGGAGGGAGCGTCTTTCCATCAG GTCCACCTGATCTGCATGCCCCGTTCCGAGGACAACATCTGCGCCAAGTCCTCTAAGTTCCACTTCGTGAACGAGTTCCTCTACAAGGAGGTCGATGGCGAGAACAAGACCTACGCCGACCGCTACTACCCTGAGGGATTCGAGGACGGCGTCGCGAATCTCGACGACGGACCTGCTCCTGTGCGAGACCTTCCGCAGCACAGCGAACCGATCCACCAGAGCTTCGTAGAGGATGCTCGGCCTGTGCCTTCGCCCCCTCGCCGCCCCGACTCCTTCCTGGACCGCCTCCCGCCCTCAGGTCCGGCGCCGCAGCAGTTCCATCCGATTGAGGAACAGCCGGGGAGGCCCTTCCTGGAGAGGCGTCCGGGCCAGTTTGCGAGACCTCACCCGCGCCCGAACGGACCTCAGTTCGGCTTCcagggataa